A genomic window from Brassica oleracea var. oleracea cultivar TO1000 chromosome C8, BOL, whole genome shotgun sequence includes:
- the LOC106308709 gene encoding uncharacterized protein LOC106308709, whose amino-acid sequence MIAHLHQIFSARLDTMQSMVERLPGVAPPIRKSNPDSYADTPFTDEITLIEMPRKFSFSSIRAYNGTTDPDDHVAQYRQRMLAVALPKGSREATMCKGFGSTLTGPALQWYINLPSRSIVSFAVLSDKFVEQFASSRDLEKTSDSLYEILQHRAEPLRGNIARFNQENMAIPECSIPTAISAFKRGLLPYGDLYKELTKYQCKTMEDVLSRAWSQVKWEEDVASRAMACAKAQQKQDPKTIGPDRTDRDKKPSQRPARDSRNRNRGRYQN is encoded by the coding sequence ATGATCGCTCACCTTCACCAGATATTCTCCGCTAGGCTCGACACCATGCAATCCATGGTAGAGAGACTCCCAGGGGTAGCTCCCCCTATACGGAAGAGCAACCCCGATTCCTACGCTGACACTCCCTTCACGGATGAGATCACCTTGATCGAGATGCCCCGGAAGTTCTCTTTCTCCAGTATCAGGGCGTATAACGGCACCACTGATCCGGACGACCACGTCGCCCAATACAGACAGAGGATGCTCGCTGTAGCACTCCCCAAAGGGTCACGCGAAGCTACCATGTGCAAAGGTTTCGGCTCCACTCTGACCGGACCTGCTCTGCAATGGTATATCAACTTACCCTCTAGGTCCATAGTTTCCTTCGCAGTTCTCAGCGATAAGTTCGTGGAACAATTCGCCAGCAGCAGAGACCTGGAGAAAACCTCTGACAGCCTCTACGAAATCCTCCAGCATCGAGCGGAACCCCTGAGAGGCAACATAGCCCGCTTCAATCAAGAAAATATGGCTATCCCCGAATGCAGTATCCCCACTGCTATCTCTGCTTTCAAGAGAGGCCTGCTCCCCTACGGAGACCTCTACAAAGAGCTGACCAAATACCAGTGCAAAACCATGGAAGACGTCCTATCTCGAGCTTGGTCGCAGGTCAAATGGGAGGAAGACGTCGCCAGCCGTGCCATGGCGTGTGCCAAGGCGCAACAAAAGCAAGATCCTAAGACAATCGGACCAGACCGAACCGATCGAGACAAGAAACCCTCTCAAAGACCAGCTAGGGACTCCAGGAATCGAAACCGGGGCAGGTACCAGAACTGA